The Clupea harengus chromosome 13, Ch_v2.0.2, whole genome shotgun sequence DNA window tgtaatattggtgttatgtgctcatatttcaggaccctcatcaggatcctggcagcgctgttttgtatgtattgcagcttctggatgttcttgccagtgatcccatagaaaagcgaattacaatagtccagtcttgaggagataaaggcgtggacaagcttctctgcatctgatagggttaaagtggggcggagtttggagatgtttcttagatgataaaaggaggttttgcacaggtgttttatatggtcattaaaggtcaggtgagggtcaaacctaactccgagattagtgactgtggaggagagggggatgacctggctgtcgaaggtgagatgagttaaggaggatgactgaacctggtgtggagtgccaacaagaagggcttcggttttgctactgtttagctggagaaagttgttgctcatccatgcctttatctccccaagacaggcggtgagacatgacatggctgcagtggggcttggggcagttttgatataaagctgtgtgtcgtcagcataacagtggaaagacatcccatgtctgctgatgacacgACCGAGGGGGACCCTTTGTTGACCCTTTGTTGTCTGGGCTACATGTGCATTAGCTCATTTTCATCCAAAACTTTAAGATCTCATCTCaagtacatgttttttttttctcaagagAATCAATACTTTGTTTTGCTGCGAAAATAGTAAGTATTTAAATAGAATGATGATAAAGATTGAAGAAATGGAACACAAATCATTGTCTTTATCACATCTTGATAACTGTAGTTTAAGGGGACTGATATTTTCTCATGATTCCATGAAAATGAAACCCATTTCTCTATAATTCATTACAGCAACACAGCTTTACTGaactctctgttctcccttcaTCTCCAGACGAAGCTCAGTGCCCTCTTTGGACAGTGTTCCTCGAGCCTGTGTGACCATGACGTTCCAGGCACTCATAGCTCTGTTCACTCTCTTCATGGTTCCTGTCCAAGGGTGGAAGGCTCCCTGGTTCTGCCATGGAGACGACTGTCCCCAGTTCACCGTTGTTCACACCTATGAGGTAAAGATCGTTCACATTTACAATGATAACCAGTGGAAGACATCTTATCGTGTGAGTCATTCTTTTCAAACAACAACTTGACTTGTGAAACTGCCATAAAAATGGaatgtatttcatattttcaaaCAAGGGCTTTGAGGAGCGCTTCTATCATGCTTCTCATTGGATCACTGTGGATATTGGGATCACTACACACGAGAAAGTCAAAAAAGCCATTTCCAAGCTCTTTTTATACAcaaaaggagagaatgaggaaagTATGTGTCATCTGCTGAATCACATCTATTATTGAAGAAAAGACGTGAACACACTATCTCCCTTAGTCTACTCACTGACATGACATGGTGATAAGTGTGACCAAAATGGACTGAAAACTGAGTTGAATGTTCTGAGACTGTTCTCTTGATGTATTTGCagagaaaaatgtaaaactgcCATGGCCTTTGATTCTGTCAGTAGAGGGGGATGAGGATGAGAATCATGGGTCTTTGTCCTGGCCAGTCCCTGTTGGCACTCACCTTCCCAAACCTAACGATGCCACCATCAGGGAGACAGACATGCCCGCTGCCACGGTCTATGTCAGGTAAGAGTCTCTACCCAggaaacatttctctctctctgcccctccctctgtcttttactctttatcaatctatctatctatctatctatctatctatctatctatctatctatctatctgtctgtctgtctgtctgtctgtctgtctgtctgtctgtctgtgtcctttaCCTCCTATTTGTCtttcttatttattcatttccaTCCTGACTTTCACAGTCACCAGTGCACACACTACCTCCATCATCAACACTGTGACCTCATCTTTGCCTTCCTCTCCGTTTTGCCCTTATCTTCATCAGGAGTTTTGGTGGGGTGATATTAGAGACTAATATGCTTGAGAACCTCAAGAAGCTGATGGAGTCCATTAAGGCTGCGGGAAAGAGCTTCGTGCCAGACAAATTTGTGGCTGCTGGGTACGACCCCCCCTTGCGACTGGTCAACCGACACAACGAGATCTGGATCTTCGCAGACTAAGTGACCCTGGGGTTGGGTTGCGTTTCGATTTGTTTGAGTGAGAAACACAATTGTAGCAGGTGTAAAAAGTTGAGATGATggggaaaataaagaaaactaaaaatgaGATGAGGCTTATTCATGCACGTAAAAAACTGTCTCATTTAAATAACAATGGTATAGCAGTCATTCCTCATAGGTTTTCTAAAATGAGCTCTCTACTTGAATTCATTGTTTCTTCACATCCCATCGATGTGgataataaaacacatttccttCAAATGATGTCTTTATGCTTTCATATATACGTACCGTTTACTGTATCAACTCTTCACATTTTGTAACTTatatcaattggccttttactGGTGTAACTGAAAGATGCTCATAGACCAACCAGCACACATGTAACACAGAGCTCAGGTGAGGCTGTGACGACacatcattttgtgtgtttgctcatcaGTTCCCAAGGAAACATCAGCATTGAGGTGTGTGCTGACGAACTGACACTGAGCCGACATGTCAGATCACAGCTGACCTTGGTCAGATAAAACATATCAGtaaaacaactgaaaaaaagGACTTTCAAAAAGATTACAGCTCTGTAATGGATTGTGATGTGACTCCCTTAATTGAGGACTCCTTTCTGGCTAAAAACTGTTTTATATGGAATCTGCTCTGCTTACTGATGAGGCCAGTGAGAGGCTACTCTTATTTAACTCCCTCACTTCACCTTTGATGGACCTTCTTATCATCTTCAGTGTGTCCATGATCTCTCCCTGCACACAACTTGTTTTACTATACTACCCATTGGACAAATGTTGAAATGGATTATAGGCTGTAGTTTGTTCAAAATGATATCATTTGCATGTTATTTTgaataacgttttttttttaggtataACTACATGGATGGATCGACTACACCAAGCATAGACCACTTTACACCAGCAGATGGAGCTTAATAGTAAATGGTGGATTGCTTTCCTACTCAAAGCACTTCCTGTCCAGTCGAAACAACTAGTGCACTACTATGCTCAGACAGACTGCAGTATTAATTGTATTTCATAGTGTTGCTTAGgatacccaggtgcaggatGCAGTTTCTATGTAGCATATCATCTGGTTATCATACATAATTACTGTTCATGTGTTCTTCAATAGGGATGACAGAAATAATCTTCCTTCCAATGGATCACTCTAGTTCATTTTATAATCCCTTCCAATAATAAGTCTGTTATCTGATAGTATTTTGATATCGATGTTGCGGTgaatggcctgtttggctgggaagaccaacAGTTCCGTTTTAGCCACATTAAGTTGAAGATGGTGAtccttcatccatgtggatatgtCACAGAGACAATCCGAGATACGCCGAGACAGTTGTGTCGTCAGGCGGGAAAGACTAATACGTCATTTATGTACTATATCATGAACTATATTCTATAACTATATATATCTTGAAAATAACCACATTAATCAGTTAATGAGTGGCACAGCCCATTTTAATCACTCTACAAATAACTTCTGGCACACAACAAATGCCTATCAAGTAGCTTTAGCTGTTTTTATCACCATGCCGTAACATATTCTTAACCCTGACCTTACCCAAACCCCAACCTCATCATATCTTTCTTGACACATCACCCTTatacagtggtggaggaagtactgaagtttagtacttaagtaaaagtacaagtacccaggaagataaaagtaaaagtactacatcaacaatcctacttaagtaaaagtaaaaagtacttacttttaaatttactttaggtattaaaagtaaaagtactcacgcaatgggttgtctctcaatatctaggctgtgccattttgataaagaaatagctactggtaataaatgcctctacagatgtcactactagtaataattataagcaacaacatttgttaattggaaaggttggtgtacttattgtgcctaccatctgtaatactgttcacactatatcttacaattctgcggatgacaagttatctaccagggattgtttgcaaagttaataccattaagccaaaccaataaagacaccaggTGATATCTTTAaaacttttatttaattgtaaacgtgttaaaaagggaaacatggaacatgaaaaacaaatgtgattgtaaaactggacagaacaaggcacgctagcttgatatagctaacctaccagctttatcttaccactacgttaaatatataatgaaggtccaatcatgttttttttatgctattgctgtatgtcaacatgcatttcgctagataacattataatatcatgtcagtaaacgaattaaatacatatatcaatattcaaaagtcagggacatcaacttagcatagcaatcactctgcttacctcgatatgctactttaaatttgagggcgaattattgaaggctagcaactcctttttttgagggagacaggaaacgcattgaaacctccaggagtcattcttggtgcctttgaactcgaacatatcttttaaatagggccaagggtggctcatatcagagggctcagttcaggccgactctggatccatgttgaataggcagtagtcaggctgaatgttcaactataacaggcaaagataccgctagtgctgctgccaaacgcgcactctgatatcattggagttgatagagccacctgattggtttaaacttccaaaacagcaacgcaatccatagttttgtgtaggcaacattttggcgaaacaatgttcataaaatgtaacgagtaacagcacatattgtagaaatgtagcggagtaaaagtatagataatagctaaaaaatgtaatggagtaaaagtaaaaagtatgcactattatttttacttaagtaaagtacagatatgtaaaaatgtacttaagtaaagta harbors:
- the LOC105893434 gene encoding heme-binding protein 2-like isoform X1, whose translation is MTFQALIALFTLFMVPVQGWKAPWFCHGDDCPQFTVVHTYEGFEERFYHASHWITVDIGITTHEKVKKAISKLFLYTKGENEEKKNVKLPWPLILSVEGDEDENHGSLSWPVPVGTHLPKPNDATIRETDMPAATVYVRSFGGVASEADARENLEKLKESIEAAGKSFVPDRFVAAGYNTPWQLINQHNEIWIFAD
- the LOC105893434 gene encoding heme-binding protein 2-like isoform X2, yielding MTFQALIALFTLFMVPVQGWKAPWFCHGDDCPQFTVVHTYEGFEERFYHASHWITVDIGITTHEKVKKAISKLFLYTKGENEEKKNVKLPWPLILSVEGDEDENHGSLSWPVPVGTHLPKPNDATIRETDMPAATVYVRSFGGVILETNMLENLKKLMESIKAAGKSFVPDKFVAAGYDPPLRLVNRHNEIWIFAD